One Pyrus communis chromosome 4, drPyrComm1.1, whole genome shotgun sequence genomic region harbors:
- the LOC137731064 gene encoding uncharacterized protein, with product MLIKEEEGENECHSDMNPPNPPSSSATATNRDASDGFETASDGELNDDEIPQQLHLQDEQQETPSPNDDDVESKQKAFEEASDVKIEGNRLFGSGQYQEALTQYELALHLAPDMPLSVELRSICHLNSAVCFSKLEKYEDAIKECTKALELNPSYMKALLRRAETHEKLEHFEEAIVDMKSVLELDPSNDQAKMAIRRLGPLAEEKREKMKEEMIGKLKEMGNSLLGRFGMSVDNFKAVKDPNTGSYSLSFQR from the exons ATGCTgataaaggaagaagaaggagagaatGAATGCCATAGCGATATGAATCCCCCAAATCCCCCCTCCTCCTCTGCCACCGCCACCAACAGAGATGCCTCCGATGGCTTTGAAACTGCCAGCGACGGCGAACTCAACGACGACGAAATCCCTCAACAACTCCATCTCCAAGACGAACAACAGGAAACTCCCTCTCCGAACGATGACGACGTTGAATCGAAGCAG AAAGCGTTTGAAGAAGCAAGTGATgtgaaaattgaaggaaatagaCTTTTTGGCAGTGGGCAATACCAGGAGGCACTAACACAGTATGAGCTTGCTTTACACCTTGCACCTGATATGCCACTGTCTGTCGAATTACGTTCCATTTGTCATTTAAACAGTGCAGTATGCTTCTCGAAATTG GAAAAGTATGAGGACGCAATCAAGGAATGCACAAAAGCGCTTGAACTCAATCCTTCATATATGAAAGCTCTGCTTAGAAGAGCAGAAACTCATGAAAAGCTCGAGCATTTTGAAGAGGCTATTGTTG ATATGAAAAGCGTCTTGGAACTGGATCCTTCAAATGACCAAGCCAAAATGGCCATTCGCCGTTTGGGGCCACTAGctgaagaaaagagagaaaagatgaAAGAGGAGATGATAG GGAAGCTGAAAGAAATGGGCAACTCGCTTTTGGGCCGTTTTGGAATGAGCGTCGACAACTTTAAAGCAGTCAAAGATCCAAACACTGGCTCATATTCTCTTTCATTCCAACGCTAG